One region of Cydia pomonella isolate Wapato2018A chromosome 9, ilCydPomo1, whole genome shotgun sequence genomic DNA includes:
- the LOC133521490 gene encoding hornerin-like produces the protein MANRIFLLCLVLSISFACYFESVTGSPRRGGGYSRGGGSRGGGSSSWGRGGSSSSSGSSWSSWNSKPSYPSSGGLSGYGSGSKPSYPSSSSGLSGSNSWSSWNSKPSYPSSGGLSGYGSGSKPSYPSSSGGLSGYGSGQKPSYPSSSTGLSGSGSGSSSSSGSSWSWWGSSSSSNNNNNNYGTHSYPSSNGGLSGGSRPTYGTSSLPAGVIYANNKYGNNYATPHHTGTHVVNNHITNNYHTPNVYHTAHPYYSSPQYVYVTEYRNSGSRYGDILTGLALYNLGRSHSHYHDDHYYHDDYYRRRYNSNGNMNSNYSPQNAAVCTMKITENGRVETLKIPCEIISTFTNEGKQVTIPQSQVNSTTCVTNSTMVNNTAPVNTASVNATVLSNVTMINSTTCTFTVNATDPLKVKGPPINPSDMECEVEIRTRDILTTNKVDCNTLLRYSKMPEPAKSENTILPERQKLKQILHNPPWWMSLFIAV, from the coding sequence ATGGCCAACAGAATATTTCTGTTGTGCCTAGTGCTCTCTATATCGTTCGCGTGTTATTTTGAGAGTGTTACGGGCTCGCCTAGAAGAGGAGGAGGATACAGCAGAGGAGGCGGCAGCAGAGGAGGAGGTTCCTCAAGTTGGGGAAGAGGAGGGTCGTCTTCAAGTTCCGGATCGAGTTGGTCGTCATGGAACTCCAAACCGAGTTATCCATCGTCTGGTGGCCTCTCCGGCTATGGATCTGGGTCAAAACCCAGCTACCCGTCCTCATCTTCAGGCCTATCGGGAAGTAATAGTTGGTCGTCATGGAACTCCAAACCGAGTTATCCGTCGTCTGGTGGCCTCTCCGGCTATGGGTCTGGGTCAAAACCCAGCTACCCGTCCTCATCAGGAGGACTGTCTGGGTATGGAAGTGGACAAAAGCCGAGCTACCCATCGTCGTCAACGGGCCTGTCAGGCTCAGGATCTGGAAGCTCTTCGTCTTCGGGTTCTAGCTGGTCTTGGTGGGGATCCTCATCAagctctaataataataataataattatggaaCCCATTCCTACCCTAGCTCAAACGGAGGGCTATCTGGAGGTTCCCGCCCCACTTACGGAACCTCTTCCCTTCCAGCTGGAGTAATTTACGCCAACAACAAGTACGGTAACAACTACGCTACACCTCATCATACTGGAACTCATGTTGTGAATAATCACATCACTAATAATTATCATACTCCTAATGTATACCATACTGCTCATCCCTACTACTCATCACCCCAGTACGTGTATGTGACTGAATATAGAAATTCTGGCAGCCGCTACGGAGACATTTTGACGGGTTTAGCGTTGTACAACTTGGGGCGCTCCCACAGCCATTATCACGATGACCACTATTACCATGACGACTATTATAGACGCCGTTACAACTCCAACGGAAATATGAATAGTAACTATTCCCCCCAGAACGCAGCTGTCTGCACTATGAAAATCACAGAAAACGGAAGAGTTGAGACATTGAAAATACCTTGCGAAATCATCTCGACGTTCACTAATGAGGGAAAGCAGGTTACGATTCCTCAGAGTCAAGTTAATTCCACAACGTGTGTGACGAACTCTACTATGGTGAACAATACTGCACCTGTGAATACCGCGTCAGTAAATGCAACCGTGTTATCGAACGTGACAATGATCAACTCTACGACTTGCACATTCACTGTCAACGCGACAGATCCCCTTAAAGTGAAGGGACCTCCTATAAACCCATCGGATATGGAATGCGAAGTGGAGATCAGAACTAGAGATATCCTTACTACTAATAAAGTGGACTGTAATACCTTGTTGCGTTACTCCAAAATGCCTGAGCCTGCTAAATCAGAAAATACGATATTACCGGAAAGACAAAAATTGAAGCAGATTCTACATAATCCACCGTGGTGGATGTCATTGTTCATTGCTGTGTAA